The Dermochelys coriacea isolate rDerCor1 chromosome 7, rDerCor1.pri.v4, whole genome shotgun sequence sequence TACAGTCAGAGTTAAAGGAACCAATATCAGGATAAAGTGATTTACAGAATGTGACTACAAATATATCTAACCTGTTTTAAATGCTGCAACTCCTCTTCTAACTCCTTAATCTTTTTGCTCTGTTTTGTATTAGtattttcattttccttctccttcattCTTAACTTCTTAATGATGTTGGAATTGTGTAGCTGTTGTTTTGAAAGCTTttctcctttaaaagaaaaatgtgtatgAAGTTAAGTATTAGCATGCCCTTCCATCATCCAATGTAGTGCAAGATTGGTTTTCTCTGAGTAACAGTATCACCAAGAAATATACGATTTTACATTGATTTCTCTATAATGCTTAATTTCAAATATTAAGGCACCTATTGCCATAGTACCTGCATGTTACACTGTGCTATATTAAGGATAATCAATGCAACTGCCATATGGACTACATTATTTACTATAGAAGACACTGGAATCTACATAAATCATCTATTATTCCAGTATTAAGCTAACAGTGAATCAGTGCTAAAGCTGCTTATTTTCTTCTCCCCAATCACTTCAACCTATAGTATTTTTACACTGCTATTGACATGGCAGGCTTATAATGTTTTCTATTGTCAGTGGATTCTGGCCATCTTAAATGTATAGTCATCATTCCTCCAATCCCATTGGAACAGGTATAGTGATGTCACAATGCCTGAAAACTTCCCTCTTAAGGTAAGTCTACAGTACACAATTATGCTGACTGCCACCGCAgttattaaattgttttttcaTGTCCATACTACACTCCCTCTGTCGGcagtgcgcatcctcaccaggagtatTGCACCAACTTCACTATCAgggtgggatggcttctgaaaggcagcaacaatcAACGTAAGCAatgcagtatctacactgaaaatgTGTTGAACTAACTACATCTACACTGACTCTACCCCTCTTGTGGAAGTGGAGTTAAGCTGGTGTAGTGGGTGAGTTATATCAGCAGAAGCAACATTTTAGTGTAAACACTTAGAGAGTTAGATCAACATTAAGttgccttacatcaacctaactctgtagtgtagaccaggccttagtcccCTTACTctataaaatgcacattttttagTTTagtgggttggggttttttttgtttgtttgtttttttaacatcaaGTCAGCATACAATTATATATGTGAATGAATACATAACCCCTAATAGTATTTCACAATCATTAATATATCCTCTATGTGGTAAGCAGGAACTCCCATGTTTCCTATCACTTCACTATCTACAGTTAATACTTGTTTGttcaataaatcagttttaaattcaaaacatgttttgataaacttgtTTTTCCTTCTTATGCACCTAGCACATTAAGGTAATTTCATTTAATcaataaaaatggttttaaaatgttatttatattcatttaattgaattccaatttcaattcaaatgcaGCTTGACAAAAATCCCAAGTAAAAAAATCACCTAGTAaagaagaaatgcatcattcaccattttctaacaataaaaaaagcaaaaagtaaGAATCTGAATAAACATATGTTAAACTATATAAccgcttaaataaatgtgtatagatatagtgGATCCTCCTGGCTTCACCAGATTTAGTGTAAAGGCTGCATCTGGTTGCAATTCAACAAGTTTTAATAGTTACACCAACTAACGAGAATTAACCTTTAAGAAACAAACtacaaagtacaaatgcaaaacaatatttaaatcaattatTTCAATCAAGATTTCATActtactgatttaaatcatgattaaaatttgTGATTTAAACCACGAATCTAAATCAATCCACACTGGCAGGTGGGGACAGGTGAGTAGCTACACGCATGCCGCCAACAGCAGCAAGAGTGCCAGGAACTTTTCAAGAGAAGGCATTTCATCAGCATTGAAAATGGCTCTTTACAAGCAGCTCCATTCAGCTCTCAGCCTAACTTTTGTGTCTCTTGCCCTAAATCACTAAAAATAGCTTCTTTGGACCCCATCAAGGGCTGTGAAAGACTAACAGTGAACCTGACAGAGGCCAACATGCATTCAAGCAACAGGTACTAGACATTTTTCCAGGGGATTTGGAGGATAGAGAATTTGACACCTGCTGTGACAAATCTCATTTTCCTAATGTAGATGAatgtgccccatgctgctgaTCTAATTTTGTTTgtaacagaacaaaatatttacaatatcTAACCGTACAAAGCTTCTACACCCAGAGTTCCCTGTCAAATCAGAACGTGGAGACAGGGGATGGAAATTCCCAAGTTCTTCCATCAAATTTGGGGTTCACTATACCCACACTTTGAtgtttaaaaaagtatggatagGAGTGAGACTCACTGCTTAAACATTTTCCATATGTAGAGGATATTTGAAATAACATGACATTTTCATGTAAGATCTAAAATAAGACAAAATGCATTAAGACACTTCTAAAATACCTTTACTATAAGACGTTTACCAACTTTACCTTCTTGCATTAGTCCTTTGATTTGTTCATCCTTCTCCTTCAATAGTTCAGCTGTTTCATTACAATTTAGTCTAGTTGCCAATTCTTCTTTAACGTTCTTTACTTCCTAAAAAGGAGGAAATATTCTTAGTACTATTTATAAATgttagcctttttttaaaaaatacatacgTTAAGTTACATGGAGCTTTTATCCACTGGAAAAATAGAtatgaccccaaatatagcataGTTTCTCAGATTCCTAAAAAgactttagaccagtggttttcaactttttttcatttgcaaaccccTAAAAAATTGCGAATGGAaatgcagacccctttggaaatcttagacacagtTTGCACACTCCCAGGGTCAGCGAACCTCAGATTGAAAACTACTGCTTTAGACTTTGTATTTTAGAATAAACCTGCAgttaaaagaatgaaaacaaattattcTGCAAGAACTAGGCAATAACTGTGTGAACTCAAAGATGCAGAAGGTGATAACTAGCCTTAAGTGTTTATTTTATAAGTTCATTGACACCCCTATTATTTTTGGGGAGTTCTATAGCCTGTATTaagcaggaggttagactagatgatcacagttgtctcttctggacttggaatctatgaatatccCTATTTTCTCTTTTCAACCACAATTTTCTTTTGCCTTTACCTGGGGGAAGATAGgattactctctctctctatatatatatcggagggataaatacctgggacggagaggaattatttcagctcagtaccaatgtggacacaagaacaaatggatataaactggtcatcaggaagtttagacttgaaattagacgaaggtttctaaccatcagaggagtgaggttctggaacaggcttccaaggaaagcagtgggggcaaaagacctatctggcttcaagattaaacttgttAAGTTTATAGacgagatggtatgatgggataacatgattttggcaacaTGATTAACTGATCTTTacctattcatggtaaataggcccaatggcctgtgatgggatgttagatgaggcgggatctgagttactacagagaattctttcctgggtatctggctggtgaatcttgcccacatgctcagggtttagctgattgccatatttggagtggggaaggaattttcctccagggcagattggaagaggtctgggggtttttcgccttcctctgtagcatgggacctgggtcacttgctggaggattctctgcaccttgaagtctttaaactatgatttgaggacttcattagctcagacataggtgagagatttattgcaagagcaggtgggtgagattctgtggcctgtgttgtgcaggaggtcagacgagatgatcataatggtcccttctgaccttaatatctatgcgtctattaatcctattttaaACCTTTGTGATgtagcaaaaaaaaccccagaactaTTTAATTCATGCAAGTGAATATCAGATATGGGATTCTACTTCCTCCTAAAAAGAAAACTGCTCCAACACACATTTATAGGGGCATTGACAAAACAACTGTTTTAtaataaagcattttttaaatctgaaatttttaagaatatttttcaaTTATGCTGTTTAATTTACTTTTTGCAGAATGACTTTGAACAGACCACCCTAAGCAAAATGCTTGAGTGTTTGAGCAGTGAATGTTTAAATCCCAaaacccttttcttttttataaaatcatgaaaacatCTCTATCAGGTCTTGTGGAGCCTGTCCCGCCAAAACACAacatacaaaaaaccccaaacctttatATTGATATCTAGGTTACTTCACAGTGGCTTGTGTAAATGTCATGTTTTCCTAACCTCCATTTTTATGATTTGCTCCTAAGGAAAACTGAGACTTTTCAGAGTTATAAATACTAATTTAGCTAGGAAGTTGATTACCTTTTTAGCTGCATCTCTCTCTTTGCATGCTAGCTGGACCTTCTTTTCAGCATCTGCTATTCGCAGAGTAAACTCCTCTTTAAGAGATGAAATGCTACTGCTCTCTTCTTTCACTCTAAACATTTCACtagatttaaaacatttcagaataGTCCAATGGTTATGCTGACATTTCGAACTGCATTCAACAAGCTCTTATAATAAACTTTAACTAGCAAGACACAAAACATTGACACTCATCAGAAACACAGGTCTTTAGAAGATCTTCACGATTTAGTTAAGTAGTACAACATAAGGTTGGCACTTCAATTTCATCTAAAACACATTAATCACTAATCAAACTCTGCTAATGAATAGGTAAACATACAGCAGCAGTACAAGAAGAGTTACACTATGTAAAAGACAACTGTTTATTAAgttatttaacaaacaaaaaaaacatgacTACTTCACATATAAACAGTTGTTtgaatacaaatgaaaaatatttgttttattgtatcACACACCTAAGTAGCCCCCATTTTTGTTGCAATAAGTCACAATTTAACACTTATAAGCAGAACGCTTACATTCAGAACTGTTGCTATTTTGATACTTACTCTTTCAGGTTATCGTAAGCTTCTTCCAGGCTTGCCTTCTCTTTACTAACACTTAATAATTGTGTTTCCCTCTTCTCCAGCTTCTCAGTTAACAAATCAATCATCTGAATAAAATTTTAGACATGAAGATCAAAAACAGTTAAATGATGGAAAcggcatgggtttttttttttttctttagctgtGTTTTGAGGTTGGAATTCTTTTGATACTTTTaggaacttttattttaaagtcaatGAAGAATGGCAAGCCTCATGGTAATCTTTTACACATCTAATTATACCAGAAACAGACTCTGGACCTTTTGAAGCTATTTACTTTTCTAAACTTTTAACAAAGGGAATTCCTGGCTCAGCTAAATTTCCCATTACATTCAATAGTAGTTCTGCCTGAGTAAAGTGTGCTAGGACCAATAGTCTCCTCTATTTTCCTATTTGCTTATTTTGTCAGATATACTTGCAGATGACAGGTTACAATTGTGGCATCTGACAACTAAATTTTGAATCCTTTTTTTCATGTTTCTAAGAGATAAAGATGTTATGTAAGTGCAAGAGTAATTGCTTCCAAAATGCTTCATTTGTAACAGCTGTTTCAAGTTTTCACAATAGGGAGCAGAAGTTTCATTTTACAACTACGGGCCATAAGTACTAAACAAAAACTCAGACATTCATCAGCATGAAGCtaagaaacaagaaaaacaagGCTCTATACTTTctagatttttaataaataaatgtgcatgATTAAGCACTTCTTTATACTTCTCATTCCACAGTTTTGTGGAACTTTACCACACAAGAGGCATGACAAAATGTAAATGGTGTCTACAATCTATGTGTAACAAATATAAATCAAGTCAAACTCTAACAGGTAAAGTATGTGCACCAAACATGTCCCACAATCTAATTTGGGCAAATGTAACTGAAAATCTGCCATATTTCATGAACAATAACAGGTTTCTAAACCAAAAAGTCTTCCCTATTCAATAATTATAAAATTATCTAATTAAACATAATTATGTAACAGCCCATGACTGTATACTTTTCTGCAACATTTACATCATAATTATGTATAATTTTACACAGACATTAAAAAGGAACATGCTTattaattttctttgaaaagtgaattaactaaaggtgtttCATAAACTCAGACACTTTTTCCCCATTgctattattaatagtaatattaCTGCTATGCTTACAGGCCCAAATCAAGACTGgggcccaattgtgctaggcactgcaggaACAGATTATCCACAGTGAGCTGACAATTTAAAATTGACATaggctgggaggggaaagaggcatAAAGAaggaaatgtaaaattaaaaaatgttttcagcatgATTTCTGATTAATCAAAGTTGTTTCCCATTTCAAAAAACGAGTTACTACTAAATCTATATATTACAAAGCCAAATGTATATAGGCCTATGAAagtgtattaaaaatattttcaagctgATTCTATATGTAATCAGTTTTACACAGCTTGCATATCTATATCTGCAAATTGACTGACTGTTGAAATACTAAAGGTTACTGATAATTCCTGATAATTTTACATCATAACGTTTTCAAGGGGCTCCTTTCACTGTTTATCTGATAATCAGTCAAATTTACAGCAAAACAGCTAGAAATATGTACACCTGACAAAAATACttattgagggcttgtctacgcatACAGCactacaatggtgcagctgcactggtgttCTGTAGCACTTTATTGACGCTGCTACTATGATAACAGGAGAGCTTTTCCCATCAGCGTAactaatccacctccccgagaggtggtagctatgttagtgggagaagctctcccatcaatatagcactgtctacataaggggttaggtcagtagaactacgtcgctcagggctgtggatttttcacacccctgagtgatgtagttatacttaGATAAGTCTGTAGTGTATACCTTACCTGAGCCAGATTCTTGTTAGTAGGCCTCAAGACAATGCACTGaaaatagcagtatggatgtTGTGACTCAGACTCCCAAGCCTAGGGATCAGATGGGTTTAAGAACCCAAGCCACAATGTCTATACTATTATTTCTAGCATGCTATCTCAAGCCCCACTAGCATAAGTGTCTACCTAGGCTGGGAggttctctcccagctgcagcgtagacatacccattaAGGCCCCAGTCTTGCAGTCAGGTCCACACAGACTAATGCTTGCACCCATGCAAGCTCTAATGATTTCACTGGGATTCTGAACAGATGGAGCCTTACAATGCAGGATCAAAAATTTTCCATTAGTACAGAATGATGCAGTATGGACTTATCTGGTCCAGATATAAGTCAATGCCTAGGGGTCAAGATCAATGCAGCTTCACTCACTTATATctgggatgaatttagcccaCAGAATGCATGTTGTATGTTTGCGCAACATATTTTATAGATACCTTGCAAAGCTCTTCCTTTTCACAGTTCACTTTAGGGAACTTTTCAGCACCTTGCTGCTGCATCAGAACTTCCTCTTTGACAGTCTGTCCTTcatctgtttgtacagcaacaATCAAAACATCTGGTTGCTCAGAGTTAACAGGGGTTGCACTTCTCCCACTTTCCTCCATTTCAGTTTCCTCTGCGTGTACGAGTGTCTCATTCAATTCTTctttagatttatttttcatgGGGTCAATCATCTCAGTCTTTGTTGTTAAAGGGCTGACTGTGAGAGATGCTGAAGCACAACCTCTGCCTGATAATTCGTCATCTGAATTGATTTCACTTACACTTCGGCTGTCTAATGACTGCACACTAAATGAGTCAATTCTTTCAAAAGCATCAGAGGAGCTGCAACTCTCAGTCAGTTTCTGAAAGACATCTAATCGATTATACTCAGCACAGGCAGATGTTGATAAGAGCTGAAAGGAAGTTTGCATCAGATGAAGACTGGATTTTGACTCTGTAGCCTCTTGTCTTGAACTTACCGAGCTCTCACTTATTACACTTTCATGGTCCAAAACTTCAATATCACTAGTTGTGGATGTCCCTGAGGAGAAAGTGCTAATAGGAGGTGAAGGTGTGTTGCTTtgtctgtcctcatttttctGTTCCTTACTTTCCAAACCCAAGTCCTTTGTCTCTGCAGTAAGAGATTCTGCAGGGCTGTCAGGAGCACTTCCTGGTCCATCATTTCCTCCATTAGATTTTGCATTAACAGCAACTTCAGGTACTTTGAGATCTGGAGTTGCCACCTTATCATCAGTGCCTTTGTTTGTATTCTCTTCATGCTTAGCATCAGCTTCAAGTGCAGAACTTTCTTCTAGTTTTTCCTGGGGAACATCAAGGTTTTCCAAGTCCACTAGCACAGATGCAGAGGAATCTTTTGCTTCGGTCTCAGTTTCTACTAGCGTTTCTGGCTGACTGTTGCACAGAGACTCCTTTAAAGTGCTTTTCACTTCTTCTTTGGGTCGCTGTGATTTGGTTGGAGGTTTAGACACCACTGGACTCTGCTGTATACTCTGAATATCTGTTGTAGAGAGAAAGGCATTGAAGAAATTCTCAGATTCATCCACCACTGTCCTCCTAACTGGTTTGGTGATTGCTGTTGGTGATGATATTGACTGACTTTGAGGTTCTATATTTGAGTTTAATCCCCAGGTAGAAGTATCCCATCCTCCACTTGTAAGGGAATTTGTTCCTAAAACAAGAAGTAAAGAAAATCAGCCatatgaaacaaaaagaaaaggagtactcgtggcaccttagagactaacaaatttattagagcataagctttcgtgagctacagctcactacatcggatgcatttggtggaaaaaacagaggagagatttatatagagatctgtgagagtgatgggtcgtccttcaggataggttgtagatccttgatgctgcgttggagaggttttagttgggggctgaaggtgatggctagtggcgttctgttgttttctttgttgggcctgtcctgtagtaggtgacttctgggtactcttctggctctgtcaatctgtttcttcacttcagcaggtgggtactgtagttgtacgaatgcatgatagagatcttgtaggtgtttgtctctgtctgaggggttggagcaaatgcggttatatcgtagcgcttggctgtagacaatggatcgagtggtatgatctggatgaaagccatctagccattaccttcagcccccaactaaaacctctccaacgcatcatcaaggatctacaacctatcctgaaggacgacccatcactctcacagatcttgggagacagaccagtccttgcttacagacagccccccaatctgaagcaaatacttaccagcaaccacacaccacacaacagaaccactaacccaggaacctatccttgcaacaaagcccgttgccaactctgtccacatatctattcaggggataccatcatagggcctaatcacatcagccacactatcagaggctcgttcacctgcgcatctaccaatgtgatatatgccatcatgtgccagcaatgcccctctgccatgtacattggccaaactggacagtctctacgtaaaagaatgaatggacacaaatcagacgtcaagaattataacattcaaaaaccagttggagaacacttcaatctttctggtcactcgatcacagacctaagagtggctatccttcaacaaaaaagcttcaaaaacagactccaacgagagactgctgaattggaattaatttgcaaactggatacaattaacttaggcttgaatagagactgggaatggatgagtcattacacaaagtaaaactatttccccatggtatttctctctccctcccaccccaccccccactgttcctctgatattcttgttaactgctggaattagcctaccttgcttgtcaccatgaaaggttttcctcctcccccccgctgctggtgatggcttatcttaagtgatcactctccttacagtgtgtatgataaacccattgtttcatgttctctgtgtgtgtgtatataaatctctcctctgttttttccaccaaatgcatccgatgaagtgagctgtagctcacgaaagcttatgctctaataaatttgttagtctctaaggtgccacaagtactccttttctttttgtgaatacagactaacacggctgctactctgaaaccagccatatgaaaaacatctaaaatataaaAGTTACGGTTTTGCAGTACTGGCATTGTAAGATGTAACAATACAGAAAATGAACAAAGAAAGTTATATGATGTTGAACATACAGCATGAAAGAAGAAATACAGATAGCTATAGTACCTTTTACTGTTATTGCAACTTCATATTTTTACAAGTAATTGTCAAAGTTTAAAGGAGCCATAATGACTCAATATACAGAAGGAACTCCAGAAAGGTAGAGCAACacagatgaaaatgaaaagtattctttttgcgaatacagactaacacggctgctactctgaaacagatgaaaATGACTTTCTTCTGCCCAGCAACTGTGGAGCGTCATGGGGGGATAGAAAGGCAGACAATAGTTATACCAAGATCTGAGAAATAGCTGAAAAAGGTGGACATGAGTATTAGAAAGAGAGTGTGGAATAGGTCCATACAGAGTTTTGAAAATCATAAAGGACAATTTCCAAGAAGGAAAGGAAACTAGTGAAGAGGACAGGGAATATAACCCGCTTACTGTAGTGAGAGTAGGCTAGTCACAGTGATCTGGACACACTGAAGTTTAGAGTATTCACTCAGAGCAGAAAAGAGCGAATTGCAATTatcagggtttaaaaaaagattacctGTCATTGGCGAGTGGAAAACCAATTCTAACAAATCAGACAGTCTCGGCTTTCAGGTTTTGAAGAATTTAGGACTAAAATGTTGCAGCCTTTATGGTTGTGACAAACTTCCAAACACAAACTAATGGAACAAACTATTTGAGGCAGCTGACAAACAACTCCAGTGCCTTGGGGGCTGTTCCGAACCTTCTCAAACAGGGTAAAACCAAGACATTCCTTTGTTTTTACTGTTGCTATGCCCAGTCTTGTGGGGCAACAGTAAAACTAACAAGAACCCAGTTAGCTTCACTCTGCTCCTCAGTGCTATCCCACAGCGGCAAACAGGATACTGCAACTGTTtgccttggacttccactgcatCCCTCCCAGCCTCATCTCTCATATTAACCTCTCTTTGGATGGTTTTGTTCTTTGTCTAGTATATGTTGGGTAGGATGTGAAGAATTTCATTGTTAAATTTTAGTAGTGTCATAAATGCAGTAACTGACAAGACAATATGGAACAGAAAACATTTGGGGTTCAAGAATAATTTCCAAGATATTTCCCACATGTAGTCAAACCACTGGATATCTCACTACTTATTTCAGACTTATGTAAAAAGAGATTTGTCCCAACAAATATTTAGTTAAGGCATGCAATAGTACACTACTACAAAATATGTAAGTTATAACACTCAATATCAATGGTTGCACTACATTATTGACTACATCATACTTAGTAACATCAACATTTAAAGTTTGGGTAAGACACTAATGGCTTCATTGAGAAAAATTCTGAGTACTAAAAACTATTATTGCCTTTCGTGTGAAATGCAGGTGATTCAGCACATCTGAAAGTCTGCCAAGTTTGACAATAcatatgcttatttttaaaaaataagccaaaatctctaaaatgtgtttttatctGGTCCACACAGAGTTTGCTCTAGACCCCTGAATTATCTTTACTGATGTCCTTATGAATTTCATATTGTTATCACAAAAACTTAAATacaactgacattttaaaatgatttggtaTAATACTAAAAGAAAAAGGGATTGAGTTTTATGTAACCTTTGTTCACACAAAACCCCCACTATTTAACTTATATTACATTGAAGCCATCTGACAGGTGGCTACTGCTTTTTACTAGAAATGCTTACATATTAAACTTTGTTTATACTTCACTATCAGCCTGGAAAATGCTCTCCAACTGtcctttgttaaagattcaagtTTACTCTGCCTCATAAACATactgttatttccattttactgCTATATTCTCAAGATATACACAACTTTAATACTAAGGATATTAATTGGCTATCATTACAGCTTCCTGAGTCTCTTCATCCTGCATccctaattttaaaatagtgtcacATATCAGGACTTCTTCATCTTGAAAAGTATAGCCTAGAAAGGAACTCAGTACTATAACTTAAGATGAATTTTTCTTTCCAGTTCTGTATTAATGCTGTGCCTCATATGAAAAACAGACATGACCTCATCATATTTAGACTAGGGCAAACTTTCTACAACCTAATTTCTTTAATAGACATTTGCAGGTAGGAAGTTGCAGTAGTTCATTCTGCCACAAAATGCATTAACTTCCGCATGAAACTCCACTGAATTTCTATGAATTTGGAGAGGGATTGATGCAGCAGACAGCTGTCATTCCCTACTTCCCTCAAACACTgataggagagggagagatgcCTGTATCAGAATTAGACAAAGGAATGGCGGAGAAATCATATTACTTAGCTCTGGTCtacatgggggggctgggagagggagtagatatcgatctaagttatgcaacttcagctacgtgaataaagtagccgaagtcaacgtacttagattgatttaccgtggtgtcttcaccgcggtgagtcgacggctgctgctcccccgttgaTTCCGCCTCTCgcagcagtggagtacaggagtcgacgggagagcgcttggaggtcgatttatcgcgtctagactagatgcgataaatcgacccctggtggatcgatcactgcctgcCGATCCgactggtagtgtagacatacccatagacatTTCTCTCTTCACACCTGTCATACTCATTGAGCAACAATGAATTCACAAGTTTCTTGAGTACATGAATTAAAAGTTTATCCTGAAGGC is a genomic window containing:
- the TMF1 gene encoding TATA element modulatory factor isoform X1 encodes the protein MSWFNASQLSSFAKQALSQAQKSIDRVLDIQAEESPWAQPVIPDPGDGTNSLTSGGWDTSTWGLNSNIEPQSQSISSPTAITKPVRRTVVDESENFFNAFLSTTDIQSIQQSPVVSKPPTKSQRPKEEVKSTLKESLCNSQPETLVETETEAKDSSASVLVDLENLDVPQEKLEESSALEADAKHEENTNKGTDDKVATPDLKVPEVAVNAKSNGGNDGPGSAPDSPAESLTAETKDLGLESKEQKNEDRQSNTPSPPISTFSSGTSTTSDIEVLDHESVISESSVSSRQEATESKSSLHLMQTSFQLLSTSACAEYNRLDVFQKLTESCSSSDAFERIDSFSVQSLDSRSVSEINSDDELSGRGCASASLTVSPLTTKTEMIDPMKNKSKEELNETLVHAEETEMEESGRSATPVNSEQPDVLIVAVQTDEGQTVKEEVLMQQQGAEKFPKVNCEKEELCKMIDLLTEKLEKRETQLLSVSKEKASLEEAYDNLKDEMFRVKEESSSISSLKEEFTLRIADAEKKVQLACKERDAAKKEVKNVKEELATRLNCNETAELLKEKDEQIKGLMQEGEKLSKQQLHNSNIIKKLRMKEKENENTNTKQSKKIKELEEELQHLKQVLDGKEEVEKQHRENIKQLNSVVERQEKDLSRLQVDMEELEERNRSVQAALDSAYKELADLHKANATKDSEAQEAALSHEMKAKEELGLALEKAQDEARQQQEALAIQVADLRLALQRAEQQAARKEDYLRQEICELQQRLQEAENRNQELSHSVTSATRPLLRQIENLQATLGAQTSSWEKLEKNLSDRLGESQALLAAAAERERAATEELLSNKIQVSSTESQNSLLRQENSRLQAQLESEKARLKKLENENNRYEVELENLKEEYVKTLDEAKKEKTLLATQLEMEKMKVEQEKKRVIFVQETAKEKLLYFSKERKSFTLTMETVSSTPTLSRSSSISGVDMAGLQASFLSQDDPHDHSFGSMSTSGSNLYDAVRMGAGSSIIENLQSQLKLKEGEISHLQLEIGNLERTRSIMAEELVKLTNQNDEFEEKVKEIPKLRAQLRDLDQRYNTILQMYGEKAEEAEELRLDLEDVKNMYKTQIDELLKQRHN
- the TMF1 gene encoding TATA element modulatory factor isoform X2, whose product is MRGAFPRAGGAASLAPEAAATRVPRLAAASPGSGTEPGGGMSWFNASQLSSFAKQALSQAQKSIDRVLDIQAEESPWAQPVIPDPGDGTNSLTSGGWDTSTWGLNSNIEPQSQSISSPTAITKPVRRTVVDESENFFNAFLSTTDIQSIQQSPVVSKPPTKSQRPKEEVKSTLKESLCNSQPETLVETETEAKDSSASVLVDLENLDVPQEKLEESSALEADAKHEENTNKGTDDKVATPDLKVPEVAVNAKSNGGNDGPGSAPDSPAESLTAETKDLGLESKEQKNEDRQSNTPSPPISTFSSGTSTTSDIEVLDHESVISESSVSSRQEATESKSSLHLMQTSFQLLSTSACAEYNRLDVFQKLTESCSSSDAFERIDSFSVQSLDSRSVSEINSDDELSGRGCASASLTVSPLTTKTEMIDPMKNKSKEELNETLVHAEETEMEESGRSATPVNSEQPDVLIVAVQTDEGQTVKEEVLMQQQGAEKFPKVNCEKEELCKMIDLLTEKLEKRETQLLSVSKEKASLEEAYDNLKDEMFRVKEESSSISSLKEEFTLRIADAEKKVQLACKERDAAKKEVKNVKEELATRLNCNETAELLKEKDEQIKGLMQEGEKLSKQQLHNSNIIKKLRMKEKENENTNTKQSKKIKELEEELQHLKQVLDGKEEVEKQHRENIKQLNSVVERQEKDLSRLQVDMEELEERNRSVQAALDSAYKELADLHKANATKDSEAQEAALSHEMKAKEELGLALEKAQDEARQQQEALAIQVADLRLALQRAEQQAARKEDYLRQEICELQQRLQEAENRNQELSHSVTSATRPLLRQIENLQATLGAQTSSWEKLEKNLSDRLGESQALLAAAAERERAATEELLSNKIQVSSTESQNSLLRQENSRLQAQLESEKARLKKLENENNRYEVELENLKEEYVKTLDEAKKEKTLLATQLEMEKMKVEQEKKRVIFVQETAKEKERKSFTLTMETVSSTPTLSRSSSISGVDMAGLQASFLSQDDPHDHSFGSMSTSGSNLYDAVRMGAGSSIIENLQSQLKLKEGEISHLQLEIGNLERTRSIMAEELVKLTNQNDEFEEKVKEIPKLRAQLRDLDQRYNTILQMYGEKAEEAEELRLDLEDVKNMYKTQIDELLKQRHN